A genomic stretch from Falco naumanni isolate bFalNau1 chromosome 8, bFalNau1.pat, whole genome shotgun sequence includes:
- the CDX1 gene encoding homeobox protein CDX-1 — MYVGYLLDKDTNMYPSPVRHPSLNLNPQNYMPGPPQYSDFASYHHVPGINNDPHHGQPAAAWGSPYTPAKEDWHSYGTTATPSTASPGQFGFSPPDFNPIQPPGSGLLPPPISSSVPQLSPNAQRRTPYEWMRRSIPSTSNSGKTRTKDKYRVVYTDHQRLELEKEFHYSRYITIRRKAELAAALGLTERQVKIWFQNRRAKERKVNKKKMQQQSQPTSTTTPTPPAVGTLGPVGGLCSSSAPNLVSSSPLTIKEEFMP, encoded by the exons ATGTATGTAGGTTATCTTTTGGATAAGGACACCAACATGTATCCCAGCCCTGTCCGGCATCCCAGCCTCAACCTCAACCCCCAGAATTACATGCCGGGGCCGCCCCAGTACTCGGACTTCGCCAGCTACCACCATGTGCCTGGGATTAACAACGACCCGCACCACGGGCAGCCAGCAGCCGCCTGGGGCTCTCCCTACACCCCTGCCAAGGAGGACTGGCATTCCTACGGGACCACTGCTACACCTTCcactgccagcccagggcagtTTGGATTCAGCCCCCCAGATTTTAACCCCATCCAGCCGCCAGGCTCTGGACTTTTGCCTCCACCCATCAGCAGCTCGgtcccccagctctcccctaACGCCCAGAGACGCACCCCATATGAGTGGATGAGGCGCAGCATTCCCAGCACCAGCAACAGCG GCAAGACCAGGACGAAAGACAAGTACCGGGTGGTGTACACGGACCATCAGCgcctggagctggagaaggagtTTCACTACAGCCGCTACATCACCATCCGCCGCAaggctgagctggctgctgcccttGGGCTCACCGAACGGCAG GTGAAAATCTGGTTTCAAAATCGGAGGGCGAAGGAGAGGAAGGTGAACAAAAAGAagatgcagcagcaaagccagcccaccagcaccaccacaccGACCCCACCAGCTGTTGGCACACTGGGACCCGTCGGaggcctctgcagcagcagtgccccGAACCTAGTCTCCTCGTCCCCACTGACCATCAAGGAAGAATTCATGCCATAA